A window of Vespa velutina chromosome 15, iVesVel2.1, whole genome shotgun sequence contains these coding sequences:
- the LOC124954431 gene encoding damage-control phosphatase ARMT1-like isoform X3 produces MCCRSFAYVTLKDRLPIILTKIIDNFSRNKEQIAEKFGQNATEEIKQMVGFISQLKNEIVTNKALKILPTIENDDDNDASVWNKYLEDKTEKEGTVPTWFNTEWLYCECYMYRSLAQKFLLMNALRTYDPFQQQKRDAFINSLNTIKILNKYLLDIIDRVKLMEEVEKKQEFFKLIQLNLWGNRCDLSLSAGSDSSQTSNPIEQLATLHNDILDNATDFAWQLLSKQKLNDSNIIDIVLDNAGYELFTDICLAIFLVNFGLAGKVRFYVKRYPWYVSDTNTHDFHWILDYMKKSSNPELERTAQLSYDYLKNNIWTIEEESYWTSPYDFAEMKEKDKVLYAKLSDAKLVIFKGDLNYRKLLGDINWEYTTSFMEALRGFRPTNILSLRTIKSDVCVGLPLGKGEMLYEKDENWMITGKYGLIQATVENVCNCSTIC; encoded by the exons AATGCTacggaagaaataaaacaaatggtTGGATTTATAAGTCAATTGAAGAATGAGATTGTTACTAATAAggcattgaaaatattaccaacgatagaaaatgacgatgacaatgatgCATCTGTTTGGAACAAGTATTTGGAAGATAAAACTGAAAAAGAAGGTACCGTACCAACCTGGTTTAATACAGAATGGTTGTACTGCGAATGCTACATGTATCGTAGTCTGGcacaaaaatttcttcttat GAATGCTTTACGTACGTATGATCCATTTCAACAGCAGAAAAGAGATGCTTTTATTAATTCCCTAAATACCATAAAAATTCTCAATAAGTATTTGTTAGATATAATTGACAGAGTAAAATTAATGGAGGAagttgaaaagaaacaagaattttttaaattaatccaaTTGAATCTGTGGGGAAACAG aTGTGATTTATCTCTAAGTGCAGGATCTGATAGTAGTCAAACTAGTAATCCTATAGAACAATTAGCAACTCTTCACAATGATATACTTGATAATGCCACTGATTTTGCTTGGCAACTTCTTAGTAAACAAAAACTAAATGATTCTAATATTATAGACATAGTATTAGATAATGCAGGATATGAACTTTTCACTGATATATGTTTAGCAATTTTTCTAGTTAATTTTGGCTTAGCCGGAAAAGTTCGATTTTATGTAAAACGCTATCCATGGTATGTCAGTGATACTAACACTCATGATTTTCATTGGATATtggattatatgaaaaaatccTCAAATCCAGAATTAGAAAGAACAGCACAGTTAtcttatgattatttaaaaaacaatatttggACCATTGAg gAAGAATCTTATTGGACAAGTCCTTACGATTTTgcagaaatgaaagaaaaggataaagtaCTATATGCGAAATTATCAGATGCTAaattagtaatatttaaaggtgatttaaattatagaaaattattgggTGATATAAATTGGGAATACACTACTTCATTTATGGAAGCATTGAGAGGTTTTAGGCCAACAAATATTTTGAGTTTGAGAACAATAAAGTCTGATGTTTGTGTTGGATTACCACTTGGAAAAGGTGAAATGTTAtacgaaaaagatgaaaattggATGATTACTGGTAAATATGGTCTTATTCAAGCAACAGTTGAAAATGTTTGTAACTGTTCCACTATATGCTAA
- the LOC124954431 gene encoding damage-control phosphatase ARMT1-like isoform X5, which yields MVGFISQLKNEIVTNKALKILPTIENDDDNDASVWNKYLEDKTEKEGTVPTWFNTEWLYCECYMYRSLAQKFLLMNALRTYDPFQQQKRDAFINSLNTIKILNKYLLDIIDRVKLMEEVEKKQEFFKLIQLNLWGNRCDLSLSAGSDSSQTSNPIEQLATLHNDILDNATDFAWQLLSKQKLNDSNIIDIVLDNAGYELFTDICLAIFLVNFGLAGKVRFYVKRYPWYVSDTNTHDFHWILDYMKKSSNPELERTAQLSYDYLKNNIWTIEEESYWTSPYDFAEMKEKDKVLYAKLSDAKLVIFKGDLNYRKLLGDINWEYTTSFMEALRGFRPTNILSLRTIKSDVCVGLPLGKGEMLYEKDENWMITGKYGLIQATVENVCNCSTIC from the exons atggtTGGATTTATAAGTCAATTGAAGAATGAGATTGTTACTAATAAggcattgaaaatattaccaacgatagaaaatgacgatgacaatgatgCATCTGTTTGGAACAAGTATTTGGAAGATAAAACTGAAAAAGAAGGTACCGTACCAACCTGGTTTAATACAGAATGGTTGTACTGCGAATGCTACATGTATCGTAGTCTGGcacaaaaatttcttcttat GAATGCTTTACGTACGTATGATCCATTTCAACAGCAGAAAAGAGATGCTTTTATTAATTCCCTAAATACCATAAAAATTCTCAATAAGTATTTGTTAGATATAATTGACAGAGTAAAATTAATGGAGGAagttgaaaagaaacaagaattttttaaattaatccaaTTGAATCTGTGGGGAAACAG aTGTGATTTATCTCTAAGTGCAGGATCTGATAGTAGTCAAACTAGTAATCCTATAGAACAATTAGCAACTCTTCACAATGATATACTTGATAATGCCACTGATTTTGCTTGGCAACTTCTTAGTAAACAAAAACTAAATGATTCTAATATTATAGACATAGTATTAGATAATGCAGGATATGAACTTTTCACTGATATATGTTTAGCAATTTTTCTAGTTAATTTTGGCTTAGCCGGAAAAGTTCGATTTTATGTAAAACGCTATCCATGGTATGTCAGTGATACTAACACTCATGATTTTCATTGGATATtggattatatgaaaaaatccTCAAATCCAGAATTAGAAAGAACAGCACAGTTAtcttatgattatttaaaaaacaatatttggACCATTGAg gAAGAATCTTATTGGACAAGTCCTTACGATTTTgcagaaatgaaagaaaaggataaagtaCTATATGCGAAATTATCAGATGCTAaattagtaatatttaaaggtgatttaaattatagaaaattattgggTGATATAAATTGGGAATACACTACTTCATTTATGGAAGCATTGAGAGGTTTTAGGCCAACAAATATTTTGAGTTTGAGAACAATAAAGTCTGATGTTTGTGTTGGATTACCACTTGGAAAAGGTGAAATGTTAtacgaaaaagatgaaaattggATGATTACTGGTAAATATGGTCTTATTCAAGCAACAGTTGAAAATGTTTGTAACTGTTCCACTATATGCTAA
- the LOC124954432 gene encoding Golgi phosphoprotein 3 homolog sauron, translating to MNRGDGLVQRRRVVNSSSSSSGFGQDGSNELGHNDKLSGNSMDTDCSSQKDLNSNPTIDDDSDKETRLTLMEEVLLLGLKDKEGYTSFWNDCISSGLRGCILAELGFRGRVELEKAGMRKKGLLSRKLLLKNDAPTGDVLLDEALKHLKDTDPPETVPSWIEYLSGETWNPLKLRYQLKNVRERLAKNLVEKGVLTTEKQNFLLFDMTTHPLTDNLAKSRLVKKIQEAVLGRWVNDAGRMDRRTLALVILAHAADVLENAFAPLCDDDYEVAMRRVRTLLDLDFEAEAAKPNANPVLWAVFAAFTK from the exons ATGAATCGAGGTGACGGATTGGTGCAGAGAAGACGAGTGGTTaacagtagcagcagcagcagtggATTCGGCCAGGATGGTTCCAATGAACTTGGTCATAATGACAAGTTGTCTGGTAACAGTATGGACACCGATTGTTCATCtcaaaaagatttaaattctAATCCTACGATAGACGATGATTCTGATAAAGAAACCAGATTGACTCTTATGGAAGAGGTTTTACTCCTTGGTCTTAAGGACAAGGAG gGTTATACTTCGTTTTGGAACGATTGCATAAGCTCAGGCCTACGTGGATGTATCTTGGCCGAACTTGGATTTCGTGGTCGTGTAGAATTAGAAAAAGCTGGAATGCGTAAGAAAGGATTATTATCAAGGAAATTACTCTTAAAGAATGACGCACCTACTGGAGACGTATTGCTGGATGAAGCtttgaaacatttaaaagaTACAGATCCTCCAGAGACAGTACCAAGTTGGATAGAATATTTAAGTG GTGAAACGTGGAATCCTTTGAAGCTACGTTATCagttaaaaaatgttagaGAGAGATTAGCTAAAAATCTTGTAGAAAAGGGTGTATTAACtacagaaaaacaaaacttCTTACTCTTTGATATGACAACTCATCCTCTTACTGATAACCTTGCCAAAAGTCGTCTTGTTAAAAAG atTCAGGAGGCTGTGTTAGGTCGTTGGGTAAATGATGCAGGTCGTATGGATAGGCGGACGTTAGCATTAGTGATCCTAGCCCATGCGGCTGATGTATTAGAGAATGCATTTGCACCTCTTTGCGATGACGATTACGAAGTAGCAATGCGCCGAGTTCGAACTTTATTGGATCTAGATTTTGAAGCTGAAGCTGCTAAACCTAATGCCAATCCTGTATTATGGGCTGTATTTGCCGCATTCACTAAGTAA